A stretch of the Lolium perenne isolate Kyuss_39 chromosome 3, Kyuss_2.0, whole genome shotgun sequence genome encodes the following:
- the LOC127341590 gene encoding uncharacterized protein isoform X1, producing MRSGCGNYIAHWSRHGSFLGGHSWVVTPVAETGNLDRGGGVFCKDSCVVAINISGLGVGGWLGPELLKLHSLKELDVSFNNIAGEIPPTLPPNVEYLNLAANKFEGTVPPSLPYLHSLKYMNFNEECLIGEGITGRVYRGDFPDGQFNVQGRTFLFSHATFKKSTRSRALSWKARMKISLGVAYALEYLHFMCSPPVTHGNIEATNILLDAQLMPYLSHCGLGKFSHFVSATRMVQF from the exons ATG CGATCGGGATGTGGGAATTATATCGCACACTGGAGTCGCCATGGCAGCTTTCTGGGTGGACATTCATGGGTGGTGACCCCTGTGGCGGAGACGGGGAACTTGGATCGTGGCGGGGGGGTCTTTTGCAAGGACTCATGTGTCGTGGCTAT AAACATCAGTGGGCTCGGGGTCGGAGGGTGGCTTGGCCCAGAACTGCTCAAACTCCACTCTCTGAAAGAGCT TGATGTGAGCTTCAACAACATCGCTGGTGAAATCCCGCCCACTTTGCCCCCAAATGTGGAATACTT AAATTTGGCAGCCAACAAGTTTGAGGGAACTGTACCACCATCATTGCCATATTTGCACTCCCTTAAATATAT GAACTTCAATGAAGAATGCCTTATCGGTGAAGGTATTACTGGCCGAGTTTACAGAGGTGATTTTCCTGATGGTCAG TTCAATGTGCAGGGAAGGACATTCTTGTTCTCACATGCCACTTTCAAAAAAT CCACAAGGTCGAGGGCTTTGTCATGGAAAGCTCGGATGAAGATTTCTCTTGGAGTTGCCTATGCTTTGGA ATACTTGCATTTTATGTGCTCTCCTCCAGTTACCCATGGAAATATTGAAGCTACAAATATTTTGCTCGATGCTCAGCTCATGCCCTACCTAAGTCACTGTGGGTTAGGAAAGTTCAGCCATTTTGTCAGCGCCACAAGAATG
- the LOC127341590 gene encoding uncharacterized protein isoform X2, with amino-acid sequence MRSGCGNYIAHWSRHGSFLGGHSWVVTPVAETGNLDRGGGVFCKDSCVVAINISGLGVGGWLGPELLKLHSLKELDVSFNNIAGEIPPTLPPNVEYLNLAANKFEGTVPPSLPYLHSLKYMNFNEECLIGEGITGRVYRGDFPDGQGRTFLFSHATFKKSTRSRALSWKARMKISLGVAYALEYLHFMCSPPVTHGNIEATNILLDAQLMPYLSHCGLGKFSHFVSATRMVQF; translated from the exons ATG CGATCGGGATGTGGGAATTATATCGCACACTGGAGTCGCCATGGCAGCTTTCTGGGTGGACATTCATGGGTGGTGACCCCTGTGGCGGAGACGGGGAACTTGGATCGTGGCGGGGGGGTCTTTTGCAAGGACTCATGTGTCGTGGCTAT AAACATCAGTGGGCTCGGGGTCGGAGGGTGGCTTGGCCCAGAACTGCTCAAACTCCACTCTCTGAAAGAGCT TGATGTGAGCTTCAACAACATCGCTGGTGAAATCCCGCCCACTTTGCCCCCAAATGTGGAATACTT AAATTTGGCAGCCAACAAGTTTGAGGGAACTGTACCACCATCATTGCCATATTTGCACTCCCTTAAATATAT GAACTTCAATGAAGAATGCCTTATCGGTGAAGGTATTACTGGCCGAGTTTACAGAGGTGATTTTCCTGATGGTCAG GGAAGGACATTCTTGTTCTCACATGCCACTTTCAAAAAAT CCACAAGGTCGAGGGCTTTGTCATGGAAAGCTCGGATGAAGATTTCTCTTGGAGTTGCCTATGCTTTGGA ATACTTGCATTTTATGTGCTCTCCTCCAGTTACCCATGGAAATATTGAAGCTACAAATATTTTGCTCGATGCTCAGCTCATGCCCTACCTAAGTCACTGTGGGTTAGGAAAGTTCAGCCATTTTGTCAGCGCCACAAGAATG